From the genome of Azospira restricta, one region includes:
- a CDS encoding sulfite exporter TauE/SafE family protein, whose protein sequence is MPDSGYLALFLVGLLGGTHCVGMCGGIVGALSLGGPSRLSLHLAYNLGRILSYGFAGALVGAVGGALALSGQLPVRLALHAAASLMLIALGLYLIGVTRALAFTERLGQRLWRRIQPLTRRFLPADTPARAFPLGLLWGWLPCGLVYSALATALTAGSPARGALLMLAFGAGTLPNLLLAGLLLARLRAFVQQPWLRGVAGATVAGFGVWGLFGVWRLAAA, encoded by the coding sequence ATGCCCGATTCCGGTTATCTCGCGCTGTTCCTCGTCGGCCTGCTCGGCGGCACGCACTGCGTCGGCATGTGCGGCGGCATCGTCGGCGCGCTGTCGCTGGGTGGCCCGTCGCGGCTGTCGCTGCACCTCGCCTACAACCTCGGCCGCATCCTCTCATACGGCTTCGCCGGCGCGCTGGTTGGCGCCGTCGGCGGCGCGCTGGCGCTGTCCGGCCAGCTGCCCGTGCGCCTTGCGCTGCATGCTGCGGCCAGCCTGATGCTGATCGCGCTCGGCCTCTACCTGATCGGCGTCACGCGCGCGCTGGCCTTCACCGAACGCCTCGGCCAGCGGCTGTGGCGGCGCATCCAGCCGCTGACGCGGCGCTTCCTGCCGGCCGACACCCCGGCGCGCGCCTTCCCGCTCGGCCTGCTGTGGGGCTGGCTGCCCTGCGGCCTGGTCTATAGCGCGCTGGCGACCGCGCTCACCGCCGGCTCGCCGGCGCGGGGGGCGCTCTTGATGCTGGCCTTCGGCGCCGGCACGCTGCCCAACCTGCTGCTCGCCGGGCTGCTGCTCGCGCGGCTGCGCGCCTTCGTGCAGCAGCCGTGGCTGCGCGGCGTCGCCGGCGCGACGGTCGCCGGCTTCGGCGTCTGGGGGCTGTTCGGCGTCTGGCGGCTGGCGGCCGCATGA
- the hemN gene encoding oxygen-independent coproporphyrinogen III oxidase, which produces MNFAAPNLVFDPQILRRFDINGPRYTSYPTADRFVEAFDAEAYKLWLGKRNIGGISRPLSLYFHIPFCNTICYYCACNKIITKDHGRSAKYLKYLAKELDLQSQYLDGTHDVIQLHWGGGTPTFLSHDEMRQLMASTRKHFNLLDGGEYSIEVDPRKVDVATVQLLGELGFNRMSLGVQDFDERVQQAVNRIQTEEETETVIRAARGNGFKSVSIDLIYGLPFQTVMGFNRTLERVLAMDPDRLSIYNYAHLPSLFKPQRRIADADLPSPDTKMQILSLAIRKLTEAGYVYIGMDHFAKPEDELAVAQRQGRLHRNFQGYSTYADCDLLAFGISAIGKVGPTYEQNVKTLDEYYDRLDAGILPVYRGIELSADDILRRAIIQALMCHFELSLESIEIAHLIDFRKYFAAELEDLKEMQAAGLVNIDDKWITVLPPGRMLVRAISMVFDRYLRADRQRTRYSKVI; this is translated from the coding sequence ATGAACTTCGCCGCACCCAACCTCGTCTTCGACCCGCAGATTCTCCGCCGCTTCGACATCAACGGTCCCCGCTACACGTCGTACCCGACCGCGGACCGCTTCGTCGAGGCCTTCGATGCGGAGGCCTACAAGCTCTGGCTGGGAAAGCGCAACATCGGCGGCATCAGCCGACCGCTGTCATTGTACTTCCATATCCCGTTCTGCAACACCATCTGCTACTACTGCGCCTGCAACAAGATCATCACCAAGGATCACGGGCGCTCGGCCAAGTACCTGAAATACCTGGCGAAAGAGCTGGACCTGCAGAGCCAGTACCTGGACGGCACGCACGACGTCATCCAGCTGCACTGGGGCGGCGGCACGCCGACCTTCCTCTCGCACGACGAGATGCGGCAGCTGATGGCCTCGACCCGCAAGCACTTCAACCTGCTCGACGGCGGCGAATACTCGATCGAGGTCGACCCGCGCAAGGTCGACGTCGCCACCGTGCAGCTCCTCGGCGAGCTCGGCTTCAACCGCATGAGCCTCGGCGTGCAGGACTTCGACGAGCGCGTGCAGCAGGCGGTCAACCGCATCCAGACCGAAGAGGAAACCGAGACCGTGATCCGCGCCGCGCGCGGCAACGGCTTCAAGTCGGTGTCGATCGACCTGATCTACGGCCTGCCGTTCCAGACGGTGATGGGCTTCAACCGTACGCTCGAGCGCGTGCTGGCGATGGACCCCGACCGCCTGTCGATCTACAACTACGCGCACCTGCCGAGCCTGTTCAAGCCGCAGCGCCGGATCGCCGACGCCGACCTGCCGTCGCCCGACACCAAGATGCAGATCCTGTCGCTGGCGATCCGCAAGCTGACGGAGGCCGGCTACGTCTACATCGGCATGGACCACTTCGCCAAGCCCGAGGACGAGCTCGCCGTCGCCCAGCGCCAGGGCCGGCTGCACCGCAACTTCCAGGGCTACTCGACCTACGCCGACTGCGACCTGCTGGCCTTCGGCATCTCGGCGATCGGCAAGGTCGGGCCGACCTACGAGCAGAACGTGAAGACGCTCGACGAGTACTACGACCGCCTCGACGCCGGTATCCTGCCCGTCTATCGCGGCATCGAGCTGTCGGCCGACGACATCCTCCGTCGCGCGATCATCCAGGCGCTGATGTGCCACTTCGAGCTGTCGCTCGAATCGATCGAGATCGCCCACCTGATCGACTTCCGCAAGTACTTCGCCGCGGAGCTCGAGGACCTCAAGGAGATGCAGGCGGCCGGGCTGGTCAACATCGACGACAAGTGGATCACCGTGCTGCCGCCGGGACGCATGCTGGTGCGCGCGATCTCGATGGTCTTCGACCGTTACCTGCGCGCCGACCGGCAGCGCACGCGCTATTCGAAAGTCATTTGA
- the fnr gene encoding fumarate/nitrate reduction transcriptional regulator Fnr — protein sequence MPNRKIATPISLVEVKTACSNCNLHELCLPMGLSHDEVEKLDELVSNRRRLKRGEHLYRAGEPFDSIFAVRSGFFKTDVLLEDGREQVTGFQMTGELLGLDGISTEIHSCNAVALEDSEVCAIPFSHLEGLSREIHTLQHHFHKVMSREIVRDHGVMMLLGTMRAEERLAAFLLNLSQRFTARGYSPAEFYLRMTREEIGSYLGLKLETVSRAFSRFQEEGLIAVQQKHVRILNIPGLKQLMNHQQGRG from the coding sequence ATGCCTAACAGAAAGATCGCAACCCCGATTTCGCTGGTCGAAGTGAAGACGGCGTGCTCCAACTGTAACCTGCACGAACTCTGCCTGCCAATGGGGCTCTCCCACGACGAGGTGGAAAAGCTCGACGAACTCGTTTCCAACCGCCGCCGGCTGAAGCGCGGCGAGCACCTGTACCGCGCCGGCGAGCCGTTCGACTCGATCTTCGCGGTGCGCAGCGGCTTCTTCAAGACCGACGTGCTGCTCGAGGACGGCCGCGAACAGGTCACCGGCTTCCAGATGACCGGCGAGCTGCTCGGCCTCGACGGCATCAGCACCGAAATCCATTCCTGCAACGCGGTCGCGCTGGAAGACAGCGAAGTGTGCGCGATCCCGTTCTCGCACCTCGAAGGCCTGTCGCGCGAGATCCACACGCTGCAGCACCATTTCCACAAGGTGATGAGCCGCGAGATCGTCCGCGACCACGGCGTGATGATGCTGCTCGGCACGATGCGCGCCGAGGAACGGCTGGCCGCCTTCCTGCTCAACCTGTCGCAGCGCTTCACCGCGCGCGGCTACTCGCCGGCCGAGTTCTACCTGCGCATGACGCGCGAGGAGATCGGCAGCTACCTCGGCCTGAAGCTGGAGACCGTCAGCCGCGCCTTCTCCCGCTTCCAGGAGGAAGGCCTGATCGCCGTGCAGCAGAAGCACGTGCGCATCCTCAACATCCCCGGTCTCAAGCAGTTGATGAACCACCAGCAGGGCCGCGGCTGA
- a CDS encoding SirB2 family protein, which produces MSYLILKHIHVTAVALSGTGFLLRGLLMLRASPLLQTRLAKVLPHVIDTILLGSALAMVIISAQYPFVLSWLTAKVIGLLAYIGFGMMALKRGRTKAQRAAWFVAALAAFAYIVSVALTRDPRGVLALLAG; this is translated from the coding sequence ATGAGCTATCTGATCCTCAAGCACATCCACGTCACCGCGGTGGCGCTTTCCGGCACCGGCTTCCTGCTGCGCGGCCTGCTCATGCTGCGCGCGTCGCCGCTCCTGCAGACGCGGCTGGCGAAGGTGCTGCCGCACGTGATCGACACCATCCTGCTCGGCAGCGCGCTGGCGATGGTGATAATCAGCGCGCAGTACCCGTTCGTGTTGTCCTGGCTGACCGCCAAGGTCATCGGCCTGCTCGCCTACATCGGCTTCGGCATGATGGCGCTGAAGCGCGGGCGTACCAAGGCGCAGCGCGCAGCCTGGTTCGTCGCCGCGCTGGCGGCCTTCGCCTACATCGTGTCGGTGGCGCTGACGCGCGACCCGCGCGGCGTGCTGGCGCTGCTCGCCGGCTAG
- a CDS encoding NnrS family protein, which yields MNLRHVFFAAPHRVMFFAGGLQALFGMAFWASDLGARYAGLYAPLPWPAPATWLHAALMLYGLFTFFIFGFLMTALPKWVAQGPLEQRQYVPAFVVLAAGWGLFYAGLAAAPLLPLGMLVAAAGWGLGWRALFASVHSSISEHKTHAWVVLAALAGGGGGLVLFAAGIAFTQPALVAAAIEIGLWLFLVPVFFTVTYRMLPFFSGSVIRGYDEYRGRTPYWIVLGCCALHAALAVGELRAWLWLPDLAGGTTALWLSWRWQLRKAFVSHLLAMHHLAGVWLGVAFLLFAAQSLAAFAGSGWGGRAPLHALTVGYFASILVGMATRVTLGHSGRLISSDVWAWRLFWLFQGVALLRIGGEWATELGAFNPVWLSALGWLGVFGMWGRVHLPMFLKPRPDGRAG from the coding sequence ATGAACCTGCGCCACGTCTTCTTCGCCGCGCCGCACCGCGTGATGTTCTTCGCCGGCGGGCTGCAGGCGCTGTTCGGCATGGCCTTCTGGGCGAGCGACCTCGGTGCCCGCTACGCCGGCCTCTACGCGCCGCTGCCGTGGCCGGCGCCGGCGACCTGGCTGCACGCGGCGCTGATGCTGTACGGACTGTTCACCTTCTTCATCTTCGGCTTCCTGATGACGGCGCTGCCGAAGTGGGTGGCGCAGGGGCCGCTCGAGCAGCGGCAGTACGTGCCGGCCTTCGTCGTCCTCGCCGCCGGCTGGGGGCTGTTCTACGCCGGCCTTGCCGCGGCGCCGCTGCTGCCGCTCGGCATGCTGGTCGCCGCCGCCGGCTGGGGGCTCGGCTGGCGCGCGCTGTTCGCCAGCGTGCACAGCTCGATCAGCGAGCACAAGACGCATGCCTGGGTGGTGCTGGCCGCGCTCGCCGGCGGCGGCGGCGGCCTCGTGCTGTTCGCTGCCGGCATCGCATTCACGCAGCCGGCGCTGGTCGCGGCGGCGATCGAGATCGGCCTCTGGCTGTTCCTGGTGCCGGTCTTCTTCACCGTTACCTACCGCATGCTGCCGTTCTTCTCCGGCAGCGTCATCCGCGGCTACGACGAATACCGCGGCCGCACGCCGTACTGGATCGTACTCGGCTGCTGCGCGCTGCACGCGGCACTGGCGGTCGGCGAGCTGCGCGCCTGGCTGTGGCTGCCGGACCTCGCCGGCGGCACCACCGCACTCTGGCTGTCGTGGCGCTGGCAGCTGCGCAAGGCCTTCGTCTCGCACCTGCTGGCAATGCACCACTTGGCCGGCGTCTGGCTCGGCGTCGCCTTCCTGCTCTTCGCCGCGCAGAGTCTGGCGGCGTTCGCCGGCAGCGGCTGGGGCGGTAGGGCGCCGCTGCACGCGCTGACCGTCGGCTATTTCGCGTCGATCCTGGTCGGCATGGCGACGCGGGTGACGCTCGGCCATTCCGGCCGGCTGATCTCGTCGGACGTCTGGGCCTGGCGGCTGTTCTGGCTGTTCCAGGGGGTGGCGCTGCTGCGCATCGGCGGCGAATGGGCGACGGAACTCGGCGCCTTCAATCCGGTCTGGCTCAGTGCGCTCGGCTGGCTGGGCGTGTTCGGCATGTGGGGCCGCGTGCACCTGCCGATGTTCCTCAAACCCCGCCCCGACGGGCGAGCAGGCTAG
- a CDS encoding DUF2249 domain-containing protein, protein MKHPKSDRVIDARGLEPPEPFVLTMDALDRLPKGEKLLLLLYREPFPLYKALANNGFAHAAEHLPDGTVEILIWHADA, encoded by the coding sequence ATGAAGCACCCGAAGAGCGACCGGGTGATCGACGCGCGCGGGCTGGAGCCGCCGGAACCCTTCGTGCTGACGATGGACGCGCTCGACCGCCTGCCGAAGGGCGAGAAGCTGCTGCTGCTGCTCTACCGCGAGCCGTTCCCGCTGTACAAGGCGCTGGCCAACAACGGCTTCGCGCACGCGGCCGAACACCTCCCCGACGGCACCGTCGAGATCCTGATCTGGCACGCCGACGCGTGA
- a CDS encoding hemerythrin domain-containing protein, with amino-acid sequence MTTIRDFMTDDHRRCDDVFAEVEQAVAGGDWAAAAAAFARFQESVLQHFAAEESLLFPAFEQKTGMRMGPTQVMRSEHVQMRELMQSAAAALAAQDADAYAGEAETLLIMMQQHNMKEENILYPMCDQHLAYETDTLVPQLRAEMPGAGE; translated from the coding sequence ATGACCACCATCAGAGATTTCATGACCGACGACCATCGCCGTTGCGATGACGTCTTCGCCGAGGTCGAGCAGGCCGTTGCCGGCGGCGACTGGGCCGCCGCCGCGGCTGCCTTCGCCCGTTTCCAGGAGAGCGTGCTGCAGCATTTCGCCGCCGAGGAGTCGCTGCTGTTCCCGGCCTTCGAGCAGAAGACCGGGATGCGCATGGGGCCGACGCAGGTGATGCGCAGCGAGCACGTGCAGATGCGCGAGCTGATGCAGTCCGCCGCCGCCGCGCTGGCGGCGCAGGATGCCGACGCCTACGCCGGCGAGGCCGAGACCCTGCTGATCATGATGCAGCAGCACAACATGAAGGAGGAGAACATCCTCTATCCGATGTGCGACCAGCACCTCGCCTACGAGACCGATACGCTGGTGCCGCAGCTGCGCGCCGAGATGCCGGGAGCCGGCGAATGA
- a CDS encoding MBL fold metallo-hydrolase has product MKTTQTFFEAGSHKWTAIVRDPAKPGYLIDTNEYLVQHAGQGLLLDPGGAEIFPAVFSALSAEFDPSRLAGIFASHQDPDIISSLALWLEFNPQMKCYVSWLWASFIPHFGGTAETFVALPDEGMAIPLAGLPLQAVPAHYLHSSGNLHLYDKQAKILFSGDVGAALLPADRQGLFVEDFAAHIRHADAFHRRWMGSNEAKRQWCERVSQLDIDMLCPQHGAIYRGGDVQRFINWFDELRVGVARA; this is encoded by the coding sequence ATGAAGACGACGCAAACCTTCTTCGAGGCCGGCAGCCACAAATGGACGGCGATCGTCCGCGATCCGGCGAAGCCCGGGTACCTGATCGATACCAACGAATACCTGGTCCAGCACGCCGGGCAGGGGCTGCTGCTCGACCCGGGCGGCGCCGAGATCTTCCCGGCGGTGTTCTCGGCGCTCTCCGCCGAGTTCGATCCGTCGCGGCTGGCCGGCATCTTCGCCTCGCACCAGGACCCGGACATCATCTCGTCGCTGGCGCTGTGGCTGGAATTCAACCCGCAGATGAAGTGCTACGTGAGCTGGCTGTGGGCCAGCTTCATCCCGCATTTCGGCGGCACCGCCGAGACCTTCGTCGCGCTCCCCGACGAAGGCATGGCGATCCCGCTCGCCGGGCTGCCGCTGCAGGCGGTGCCGGCGCACTACCTGCATTCGTCCGGCAACCTGCACCTCTACGACAAGCAGGCGAAGATCCTGTTCTCCGGCGACGTCGGCGCTGCGCTGCTGCCGGCCGACAGGCAGGGGCTCTTCGTCGAGGACTTCGCCGCGCACATCCGCCACGCCGACGCCTTCCACCGGCGCTGGATGGGGTCGAACGAGGCCAAGCGGCAATGGTGCGAACGCGTCTCCCAGCTCGACATCGACATGCTCTGCCCGCAGCACGGCGCGATCTACCGTGGCGGCGACGTGCAGCGCTTCATCAACTGGTTCGACGAACTCCGCGTCGGCGTCGCGCGCGCCTGA
- a CDS encoding chemotaxis protein codes for MTAEPTEIASRRHGAGPGASGPARDLLRIVRINEEIKRVVAVAFKINIMALNAIFLAKRAGNAALGFGVLSNELRVFSKDLRESMMALTRLIHDAVAEVSVLLQESRQDGLFRRTADEVPGNARLREVLARRDGRRAAREERIATLRRNLRLAVDEAARLVELGGVLAKSAKIEAAYGAGFASSLAQVSGEFDGIVEEIRASLDKLRRSSFFGGRA; via the coding sequence ATGACTGCCGAACCGACCGAGATTGCAAGCCGCCGGCACGGCGCCGGGCCGGGGGCCTCCGGCCCGGCGCGCGACCTTCTGCGCATCGTGCGCATCAACGAAGAGATCAAGCGGGTCGTCGCGGTCGCCTTCAAGATCAACATCATGGCGCTGAACGCGATCTTCCTCGCCAAGCGCGCCGGCAATGCCGCGCTCGGCTTCGGCGTCCTCTCCAACGAACTGCGCGTGTTCTCGAAGGACCTGCGCGAAAGCATGATGGCGCTGACCCGGCTGATCCACGACGCGGTCGCCGAAGTCTCGGTGCTGCTGCAGGAGTCGCGCCAGGACGGGCTGTTCCGGCGCACCGCCGACGAGGTGCCGGGCAACGCCCGGCTGCGCGAGGTGCTGGCGCGGCGCGACGGCCGGCGGGCGGCGCGCGAGGAGCGCATCGCGACGCTGCGCCGCAACCTGCGCCTGGCCGTCGACGAGGCGGCGCGGCTGGTCGAGCTGGGCGGCGTGCTGGCCAAGTCGGCGAAGATCGAGGCGGCCTACGGCGCCGGCTTCGCCTCGTCGCTGGCGCAGGTCTCCGGCGAATTCGACGGCATCGTCGAGGAAATCCGCGCGTCGCTCGACAAGCTGCGGCGCTCCAGCTTCTTCGGGGGACGAGCATGA
- a CDS encoding PHA/PHB synthase family protein, giving the protein MANGNSSGRGRRGARLNGTSPLEELTSAIEEQVDPFGVTTSMLNAQAAWLMHPQELMRAMTALSEDVLALQTHVMRRAMGFESEDVVAPNEDDTRFSDAAWQESATWDIVKEAYLAFTHRLEDMCYETPGLSEKERRRAAFWFRKWLNAMAPTNFFWTNPVAMRKFVDSRGESLRQGLQYFMRDLQAKNVRMVEEDAFTIGTDLATTPGHVVYRNRLLELIHYTPTAATVHAVPLLIVTPWINKYYILDLTPKKSLVRWLTEQGFSVYITSWKNPGPEMASVSFDDYLREGVDEAVRFVCKLHKVPQVALAAYCIGGTLVATYMAWANRRYGADKVPVACWTLFTTLTDFSKPGDIEVFIDEGSVRWLEQSMAKKGYLDGSEMASSFRMLRSNSLIWHYFVNSYLYGEPLPPFDVLFWNMDTTRMPQAMHSFYLREMYLNNNLMKRDALTIAGEPIDLDRIEQPLYAVTAEDDHIAPWRQCYRIRKYVNVNAPVRFVLSSSGHILGIVNPPVNPPKRSFWVGNPERNEHFEHWQERAKKKSGSWWEDWVAWLRPRCGERVAPLSPAAPGYPDLGPAPGTYVLEK; this is encoded by the coding sequence ATGGCTAACGGGAATTCTTCGGGGCGCGGCCGCCGCGGCGCCCGCCTGAACGGCACCAGTCCGCTCGAGGAATTGACGAGCGCGATCGAGGAACAGGTCGACCCGTTCGGCGTCACCACCTCGATGCTCAACGCCCAGGCCGCCTGGCTGATGCATCCGCAGGAACTGATGCGGGCGATGACCGCGCTGTCCGAGGACGTGCTCGCGCTGCAGACGCACGTGATGCGGCGCGCGATGGGCTTCGAGAGCGAGGATGTGGTGGCGCCGAACGAGGACGACACGCGCTTCTCCGACGCGGCGTGGCAGGAGTCGGCGACCTGGGACATCGTCAAGGAAGCCTACCTGGCGTTTACCCACCGCCTCGAGGACATGTGCTACGAGACGCCGGGGCTGTCCGAGAAGGAGCGCCGGCGCGCCGCGTTCTGGTTCCGCAAGTGGCTGAACGCGATGGCGCCGACCAACTTCTTCTGGACCAACCCGGTGGCGATGCGGAAGTTCGTCGACAGCCGCGGCGAGAGCCTGCGCCAGGGGCTGCAGTACTTCATGCGCGACCTGCAGGCGAAGAACGTGCGCATGGTCGAGGAGGACGCCTTCACGATCGGCACCGACCTGGCGACGACGCCGGGGCACGTCGTCTACCGCAACCGCCTGCTCGAGCTGATCCACTACACGCCGACCGCGGCGACCGTGCACGCGGTGCCGCTGCTGATCGTCACGCCGTGGATCAACAAGTACTACATCCTCGACCTGACGCCGAAGAAGAGCCTGGTGCGCTGGCTCACCGAACAGGGTTTCTCGGTCTATATCACCAGCTGGAAGAACCCCGGTCCCGAGATGGCGAGCGTCAGCTTCGACGACTACCTGCGCGAGGGCGTGGACGAGGCGGTCCGCTTCGTCTGCAAGCTGCACAAGGTGCCGCAGGTGGCGCTCGCCGCCTATTGCATCGGCGGCACGCTGGTCGCCACCTACATGGCCTGGGCCAACCGCCGCTACGGCGCCGACAAGGTGCCGGTCGCCTGCTGGACGCTGTTTACGACGCTGACCGACTTCTCCAAGCCGGGCGACATCGAGGTCTTCATCGACGAGGGCAGCGTCCGCTGGCTCGAGCAGTCGATGGCGAAGAAGGGCTACCTCGACGGCAGCGAGATGGCCTCGTCGTTCCGCATGCTGCGCTCGAACAGCCTGATCTGGCACTACTTCGTGAACAGCTACCTGTACGGCGAGCCGCTGCCGCCGTTCGACGTGCTGTTCTGGAACATGGACACCACGCGCATGCCGCAGGCGATGCATTCGTTCTACCTGCGCGAGATGTACCTCAACAACAACCTGATGAAGCGCGATGCGCTGACCATCGCCGGCGAGCCGATCGACCTCGACCGCATTGAGCAGCCGCTCTACGCGGTCACCGCCGAGGACGACCACATCGCGCCGTGGCGCCAGTGCTACCGCATCCGCAAGTACGTGAACGTGAATGCGCCGGTGCGCTTCGTGCTCTCCAGCTCGGGGCACATCCTCGGCATCGTCAACCCGCCGGTGAATCCGCCCAAGCGCAGCTTCTGGGTCGGCAACCCGGAGCGCAACGAGCATTTCGAGCACTGGCAGGAGCGCGCGAAGAAGAAGAGCGGCTCGTGGTGGGAGGACTGGGTCGCCTGGCTGCGCCCGCGCTGCGGCGAGCGCGTGGCGCCGCTGTCGCCGGCGGCGCCCGGCTATCCGGACCTCGGTCCGGCACCCGGCACCTACGTCCTCGAAAAGTGA
- a CDS encoding MBL fold metallo-hydrolase RNA specificity domain-containing protein, translating to MNIQFFGAAGEVTGSCYLVTGPGLAFLVDCGMFQGGPDARLKNLRALPFDVRKLDFVLLTHAHIDHSGLLPRLTMLGYKGPVYTTAATIDLLKVMLLDSAHIQEKDAEWELRHRHRRNASLRGSPQPLYSVTQALDALKHLRPVAYEEPFSPHPEVQVRFFDAGHILGSAIIEIRSGGRRLVFSGDLGQPGRPVINDPTPLRDADVLVVESTYGNRLHRSLQETEDELVAAFTHTLREKRGNIVIPAFAVGRTQELIYVLAGLIRAGRLAPMRLYVDSPMAKAATQITLHHAALLDTETRELIDWQRHHTHQLDVHFVADVMESMALNDVRAGAVILSASGMCEAGRVKYHLRNNLPRPECAVLITGFQAAGTLGRRLVDGARSVAIFGQQVPVRAAIHTIGGLSAHADQAALLGWLRHFRQPPARTYVVHGEPAAAGAFAEAIRSQLGWENVEIPGYRAEMPL from the coding sequence ATGAACATCCAGTTCTTCGGCGCCGCCGGCGAGGTGACCGGCTCCTGCTATCTGGTGACCGGACCGGGCCTCGCTTTCCTCGTCGACTGCGGCATGTTCCAGGGCGGCCCCGATGCCCGCCTGAAGAACCTGCGCGCGCTGCCCTTCGACGTGCGCAAGCTCGACTTCGTGCTGCTGACGCATGCCCACATCGACCACTCCGGCCTGCTGCCGCGGTTGACCATGCTCGGCTATAAGGGGCCGGTCTACACCACCGCGGCGACCATCGACCTGCTCAAGGTGATGCTGCTCGACAGCGCGCACATCCAGGAGAAGGACGCCGAGTGGGAGCTGCGCCACCGCCACCGGCGCAACGCCTCGCTGCGCGGCAGCCCGCAGCCGCTCTATTCGGTGACGCAGGCGCTGGACGCCCTCAAGCACCTGCGGCCGGTGGCCTACGAGGAGCCGTTCTCGCCGCACCCCGAGGTGCAGGTGCGCTTCTTCGACGCCGGCCACATCCTCGGTTCGGCGATCATCGAGATCCGCAGCGGCGGCCGCCGGCTGGTCTTCTCCGGCGACCTCGGCCAGCCCGGGCGGCCGGTGATCAACGATCCGACGCCGCTGCGCGACGCGGACGTGCTGGTGGTCGAGTCGACCTACGGCAACCGCCTGCACCGCTCGCTGCAGGAGACCGAGGACGAGCTGGTCGCGGCGTTCACGCACACGCTGCGCGAGAAGCGCGGCAACATCGTCATCCCGGCCTTCGCCGTCGGCCGCACGCAGGAGCTGATCTACGTGCTGGCCGGGCTGATCCGCGCCGGCCGCCTGGCGCCGATGCGGCTCTACGTCGATTCGCCGATGGCCAAGGCGGCGACGCAGATCACGCTGCACCACGCGGCGCTGCTCGACACCGAGACGCGCGAACTGATCGACTGGCAGCGCCACCACACGCACCAGCTCGACGTGCATTTCGTCGCCGACGTGATGGAGTCGATGGCGCTGAACGACGTGCGCGCGGGCGCGGTGATCCTTTCCGCGAGCGGCATGTGCGAGGCCGGGCGGGTCAAGTACCACCTGCGCAACAACCTGCCGCGGCCGGAATGCGCGGTGCTGATCACCGGCTTCCAGGCCGCCGGCACGCTCGGCCGCCGCCTGGTCGACGGCGCCCGCTCGGTCGCCATCTTCGGCCAGCAGGTGCCGGTGCGGGCGGCCATCCACACCATCGGCGGCCTCTCCGCGCACGCCGACCAGGCGGCGCTGCTCGGCTGGCTGCGCCATTTCCGGCAGCCGCCGGCGCGCACCTACGTCGTGCACGGCGAGCCGGCGGCGGCCGGCGCCTTCGCCGAGGCGATCCGCAGCCAGCTCGGCTGGGAGAACGTCGAAATTCCCGGCTACCGGGCGGAAATGCCCTTATGA
- a CDS encoding universal stress protein — MFKHILVPTDGSELSQETVRRAVAFAKEAGARITAFYAKPEYPVTYYGEGALIDPTTPEKFAELADTQAQQVLGFVEQACAAAGVDCAKLALTSDIPYEAIIQAAEQSGCDLIFMASHGRRGISGLLLGSETNKVLTHSQIPVLVYR; from the coding sequence ATGTTCAAGCACATTCTTGTCCCGACCGACGGCTCCGAGCTGTCGCAGGAAACGGTGCGCCGCGCCGTGGCCTTCGCCAAGGAGGCGGGGGCGCGCATCACCGCCTTCTACGCCAAGCCCGAGTACCCGGTGACCTATTACGGCGAGGGCGCGCTGATCGACCCGACGACGCCGGAGAAGTTCGCCGAACTCGCCGACACCCAGGCGCAACAGGTGCTCGGCTTCGTCGAGCAGGCCTGCGCTGCGGCCGGGGTCGATTGCGCCAAGCTGGCGCTGACCAGCGACATTCCCTACGAGGCGATCATCCAGGCCGCCGAGCAGTCCGGCTGCGACCTGATCTTCATGGCCTCGCACGGCCGCCGCGGCATCAGCGGCCTGCTGCTCGGCAGCGAGACCAACAAGGTGCTGACGCACTCGCAGATCCCGGTGCTCGTCTATCGCTGA